A stretch of Myroides oncorhynchi DNA encodes these proteins:
- a CDS encoding GumC family protein codes for MENKFDNQENSNINIREELEKYLVHWRWFIFSVFITVALAFVYLRYSQKIYSISTSIIVKDEKRGGGIASEMAAFADLGMFSGGKSNVENETQVLQSRSLAEKTVRRLQLNISYINDDRFVKTDLYGDSPVSINFVERVFDFDDLKYSFFIKNRTETSFLLLNEEEEEIGTFKFGEPVTTVLGKLVVTKNTPKRKGTLDDLKKEGSTQEINNILIQINPVQKVVDYYVKEVKIAPTDKFSTVLELSLLNATPAKAKDYLNTMITLYNDGAIADKRFISEKTSEFIDSRLVLITDELGDVEKNVEGYKAKNSITDIPTELKIHLENANVYEKQIIENETELKVVSSLIEFLKNSKPNELLPGNIVATDVSSNSLINQYNSLVLDRNKLSSSTTKLNPTVVKLEEQITSMKTSVLESLLRAESNLKITRRELSSKENELRSKLSLVPKQEREFRIIDRQQKVKEAIYLYLFQKREETAIALAATDQNAKIIDVAKSSDKPVAPKKAIILLAALIMGGLIPFAIIYLRALLDTKVKNRLDIEENTSVPFLGDIPHSNDNSKIVDIASRTSTAEALRIIRTNLEFMLSGVQDGNAKMIFLTSTFPKEGKTFTSVNIAATIALSGKRTLLIGLDIRNPRLDDYIMLPTKGVSDYLLRKEDDINQYVVKIDGYENMYALPAGTIPPNPAELLMGDRIGNMFEELKKQYDYIIVDTAPVSLVTDTLLIAKYADTFIYVARANYLDKRMLRLPNDLHKEGKLPNMSIILNDTDTNKGYGYGYGYGYGYGQDAETDNRSWWKKLLNMK; via the coding sequence ATGGAAAATAAATTTGACAATCAAGAAAACTCTAATATAAATATACGAGAAGAACTAGAAAAATATTTAGTTCACTGGAGATGGTTTATATTCAGTGTTTTCATTACTGTAGCTTTAGCCTTTGTTTATTTACGCTATAGCCAAAAAATATACTCAATAAGTACTTCAATCATCGTTAAAGACGAAAAAAGAGGTGGAGGAATCGCATCAGAAATGGCTGCCTTCGCTGATTTAGGTATGTTCTCAGGAGGAAAAAGTAATGTTGAGAATGAGACACAAGTTCTTCAATCAAGAAGCTTAGCAGAAAAGACAGTAAGAAGATTACAGTTAAATATTAGCTATATAAATGATGATAGATTTGTTAAAACTGATTTATATGGAGACAGCCCTGTATCTATCAATTTTGTAGAAAGAGTATTTGATTTTGATGATTTAAAATATTCGTTTTTTATTAAAAACAGAACTGAGACATCATTTTTGTTATTAAATGAAGAGGAGGAAGAAATTGGTACATTCAAATTTGGGGAGCCAGTTACTACTGTTTTGGGTAAATTAGTTGTTACTAAAAATACACCTAAAAGAAAAGGAACATTAGATGATCTTAAGAAAGAAGGTTCTACTCAAGAGATCAACAACATTTTAATACAAATAAATCCTGTCCAAAAAGTTGTTGATTACTATGTAAAAGAGGTTAAAATTGCACCAACTGATAAATTCTCAACAGTATTAGAATTATCTTTACTTAACGCCACACCAGCTAAAGCAAAGGATTATCTTAATACGATGATTACCTTATACAACGATGGTGCGATAGCAGATAAGCGATTTATCTCTGAAAAAACATCTGAGTTTATCGATTCACGTTTAGTGCTTATCACAGATGAATTGGGAGATGTAGAAAAAAACGTAGAAGGTTATAAGGCTAAAAATAGTATCACAGATATTCCTACTGAATTAAAAATTCACTTAGAGAATGCTAATGTCTATGAAAAGCAAATTATTGAGAATGAAACAGAATTAAAGGTTGTTTCATCGCTAATTGAATTCTTAAAAAACAGCAAACCTAATGAACTACTTCCGGGTAATATAGTTGCTACAGACGTTAGTTCTAACAGCTTGATCAATCAGTATAACTCATTAGTACTTGACCGCAATAAACTAAGCTCAAGCACGACTAAATTGAACCCTACAGTTGTTAAATTAGAAGAACAAATTACTTCTATGAAAACATCGGTATTAGAAAGTCTACTAAGAGCAGAGAGCAATTTAAAAATTACTAGAAGAGAATTATCTAGTAAAGAGAATGAATTGAGATCTAAGCTTTCATTAGTTCCAAAACAAGAGAGAGAGTTTAGAATTATCGATAGACAACAGAAAGTAAAAGAAGCAATCTACTTATATCTTTTCCAAAAGAGAGAAGAAACAGCTATCGCTTTAGCAGCAACAGATCAAAATGCTAAAATCATAGATGTAGCTAAAAGTTCAGATAAACCTGTGGCTCCTAAAAAAGCTATTATTTTACTTGCTGCTCTAATCATGGGAGGTTTGATTCCTTTTGCTATTATATACCTACGAGCATTATTAGATACTAAGGTTAAAAACAGATTAGATATTGAAGAAAACACATCAGTACCGTTCTTAGGAGATATACCACACTCAAATGACAATTCAAAAATTGTGGATATCGCTAGTAGAACAAGTACAGCTGAAGCATTGCGTATCATTAGAACGAACCTTGAGTTTATGCTTAGTGGCGTACAAGATGGCAATGCAAAAATGATTTTCTTAACATCTACTTTCCCTAAAGAAGGAAAAACATTTACATCAGTTAATATTGCTGCAACAATTGCTTTATCAGGAAAAAGAACACTTCTTATAGGTTTAGACATTCGTAATCCTAGATTAGATGACTATATCATGTTACCTACTAAAGGGGTGTCAGATTACTTATTAAGAAAAGAGGATGATATCAACCAATATGTTGTTAAGATAGATGGTTACGAAAACATGTATGCTTTACCAGCAGGTACTATCCCTCCTAACCCAGCAGAGTTATTAATGGGTGATAGAATAGGCAATATGTTTGAAGAACTTAAAAAACAATATGACTATATAATTGTGGATACAGCTCCAGTAAGTTTAGTTACAGATACGCTACTTATTGCTAAATATGCTGATACATTTATCTATGTAGCAAGAGCAAATTATTTAGACAAACGTATGCTAAGACTTCCTAATGATTTACACAAAGAAGGTAAGTTACCTAATATGTCTATTATATTAAATGACACAGATACCAATAAAGGATATGGTTATGGATATGGTTATGGATATGGTTATGGACAAGATGCCGAAACAGATAATCGTTCATGGTGGAAGAAATTACTAAACATGAAATAA
- a CDS encoding NADP-dependent isocitrate dehydrogenase has translation MTQKSKILYTFTDEAPMLATYSFLPIVQAFAKTANIDVETRDISLAGRILATFPEFLKEEQRIGDALAELGELAKTPEANIIKLPNISASIPQLNAAIKELQAHGFAVPNYTADAKTEEEKAIKAKYAKILGSAVNPVLREGNSDRRAPKAVKNYAKKHPHSMGAWVSDSKTRVASMTEGDFYGSEKSVTVANDCKYKIEFVSTDGSVKLLKDFAPLLKGEIIDSSALNVNKLKAFVSECKEEAKAKNILFSTHLKATMMKVSDPIIFGAVVEVYFKEVYAKYATLFADLGIIPNNGLGDLYAKLAGHAQEAEVKAAIETAIANGPAIAMVNSDKGITNLHVPSDVIVDASMPAMIRTSGQMWNAEGKAQDTLAIIPDRCYAGVYETVIEDCKVNGAYNPTTMGSVPNVGLMAQKAEEYGSHDKTFQAEANGVIRVSDEKGNIFFEQNVETGDIFRMCQTKDAPIQDWVKLAVNRARLSETPAIFWLDENRAHDREIIAKVNTYLKDYDTAGLDIRILNPVDATKFSVERIRQGLDTISVTGNVLRDYLTDLFPILEVGTSAKMLSIVPLMNGGGLFETGAGGSAPKHIEQFIEEGYLRWDSLGEFLALGASFEHLSQTQNNASAMVLAETLDEATAKFLDNDKSPARRVGSIDNRGSHFYLAMYWAEALANQSKDAELKAKFSPIAKTMIENEAKINEELIGAQGKAQNIGGYYQSNVVDTTKAMRPSATLNNIIDTI, from the coding sequence ATGACACAAAAATCAAAAATCCTTTACACGTTTACAGACGAGGCTCCAATGTTAGCTACGTATTCGTTTTTACCAATCGTACAAGCATTTGCTAAAACAGCAAATATTGACGTTGAGACAAGAGATATTTCTTTAGCAGGACGTATCCTAGCAACTTTTCCTGAATTCTTAAAAGAAGAACAGAGAATAGGAGATGCATTAGCAGAACTAGGAGAATTAGCTAAAACACCTGAAGCTAATATCATTAAATTACCTAATATCTCTGCTTCTATTCCTCAGTTAAATGCTGCTATAAAAGAATTACAAGCTCATGGTTTTGCTGTACCAAATTATACTGCTGATGCAAAAACAGAAGAAGAAAAGGCAATCAAAGCTAAATATGCTAAGATTTTAGGCTCTGCTGTAAATCCAGTCCTTCGTGAAGGTAACTCTGATCGTAGAGCTCCAAAAGCAGTTAAAAACTACGCTAAGAAACACCCACACTCAATGGGTGCATGGGTATCTGATTCTAAAACAAGAGTTGCTTCGATGACTGAAGGAGATTTCTACGGAAGTGAAAAATCAGTTACTGTTGCTAACGATTGTAAATATAAAATCGAATTTGTTAGCACAGACGGTTCAGTTAAGCTGTTAAAAGACTTTGCTCCCTTATTAAAAGGAGAGATTATAGATTCTTCTGCTCTTAATGTAAACAAGTTAAAAGCTTTCGTATCTGAATGTAAAGAAGAAGCAAAAGCTAAAAATATATTATTCTCTACTCACTTAAAAGCAACTATGATGAAGGTATCAGACCCTATCATCTTCGGTGCTGTAGTAGAAGTTTATTTTAAAGAAGTATATGCTAAGTACGCTACATTATTCGCAGACTTAGGTATCATTCCTAACAATGGATTAGGTGACTTATACGCAAAACTAGCAGGACACGCTCAAGAAGCAGAAGTAAAAGCGGCTATCGAAACTGCTATTGCTAATGGACCAGCTATCGCAATGGTAAACTCTGATAAAGGTATTACTAACCTGCACGTACCATCTGATGTAATCGTAGATGCTTCTATGCCAGCTATGATCCGTACTTCAGGTCAAATGTGGAATGCAGAAGGCAAAGCTCAAGATACTTTAGCAATTATTCCAGATAGATGTTATGCAGGTGTATATGAAACTGTAATCGAAGACTGTAAAGTTAATGGAGCTTATAACCCTACAACAATGGGATCTGTACCTAACGTAGGTCTTATGGCTCAAAAAGCGGAAGAATATGGTTCTCACGATAAAACTTTCCAAGCTGAAGCAAATGGAGTTATCCGTGTATCAGATGAAAAAGGAAATATCTTCTTCGAACAAAATGTAGAAACAGGTGATATCTTCAGAATGTGTCAGACTAAAGATGCTCCTATTCAAGACTGGGTAAAACTAGCTGTAAATCGTGCACGCTTGTCAGAGACTCCAGCTATCTTCTGGTTAGACGAAAATAGAGCTCATGATAGAGAAATCATCGCTAAAGTAAATACTTACTTAAAAGACTACGATACAGCTGGTTTAGATATCAGAATCTTAAATCCAGTAGACGCAACTAAATTTTCTGTAGAGAGAATCCGTCAAGGTCTTGATACAATCTCTGTAACAGGAAACGTATTACGTGACTATTTAACTGACTTATTCCCTATCTTAGAAGTAGGTACCTCTGCTAAAATGTTATCTATCGTGCCATTAATGAATGGTGGTGGCTTATTCGAAACAGGAGCAGGAGGTTCTGCACCTAAACATATCGAACAATTTATCGAAGAAGGATACTTACGTTGGGATTCACTAGGAGAATTCTTAGCATTAGGAGCTTCTTTTGAGCACTTAAGCCAAACTCAAAACAATGCTAGTGCAATGGTATTAGCAGAAACGCTAGATGAGGCTACAGCGAAATTCTTAGATAACGATAAGTCTCCTGCACGTAGAGTAGGTTCTATCGATAATCGCGGTTCTCACTTCTATTTAGCAATGTATTGGGCTGAGGCATTAGCTAATCAATCTAAAGATGCTGAACTAAAAGCTAAATTTTCTCCAATAGCTAAAACAATGATAGAAAACGAAGCTAAAATTAATGAAGAATTAATTGGAGCTCAAGGTAAAGCGCAAAACATAGGTGGATACTACCAATCAAATGTAGTTGACACGACTAAAGCAATGCGTCCTAGTGCTACATTAAACAATATTATTGATACTATATAA
- a CDS encoding sensor histidine kinase, which produces MKSLWRFYSNIWVRNVLVIILLFCVFTFASSVDKSDRSLTDIWEELLPSFFIVYGCVLFSNIILIKNYLITKRYNIFLPLMLSYWTAVIIGTGFLNMYTGDFDSWLIEIVNVIFLAFLGTGTYFIHLWVLNDITVREKRLVSTVAELDFLKMQLNPHFLLNAMNNLYGEALTNPSETPERILQLSLLLRYQLEATKKEWVALDQEIEFLNEYFNYYKFRTNDLIVDIKYEGKVNSIKVPPLLYFSLVENAIKFALQSDSPCIKLRGKVHNNHLYFELENNCLPDEMVQKGTGLGLINLERRLEVSQLKYKFKKSKSKYHYKTTLELWDLPTNV; this is translated from the coding sequence ATGAAGTCATTATGGAGGTTTTATTCTAATATCTGGGTTAGGAATGTTTTAGTTATCATTCTGCTGTTTTGTGTTTTTACTTTTGCTAGTTCTGTAGATAAAAGTGATCGTTCACTAACTGATATTTGGGAAGAATTATTACCTTCTTTTTTTATTGTGTACGGATGTGTTCTGTTCAGTAATATCATTTTAATCAAGAACTATCTTATTACGAAGCGCTATAATATTTTCTTGCCGCTGATGCTTAGTTATTGGACTGCGGTGATTATTGGTACTGGATTTTTGAACATGTATACAGGTGATTTTGACTCTTGGTTAATTGAGATTGTCAATGTTATATTTCTTGCTTTTTTAGGAACTGGTACTTATTTTATTCACTTATGGGTATTAAATGACATTACTGTGAGAGAAAAGAGATTAGTAAGTACTGTAGCTGAGTTAGATTTTTTAAAAATGCAGTTGAACCCTCACTTTTTACTTAATGCAATGAATAATTTATATGGAGAAGCTCTAACCAACCCCAGTGAGACTCCTGAACGAATATTACAGCTCTCTTTACTCTTAAGGTACCAACTTGAAGCTACAAAAAAAGAATGGGTAGCATTAGATCAGGAGATTGAATTTTTAAATGAATATTTTAATTATTATAAATTTAGAACAAATGATTTAATTGTGGATATTAAATATGAAGGTAAAGTAAATAGTATTAAGGTTCCTCCTTTATTATATTTTAGTTTAGTAGAAAATGCCATCAAATTTGCTCTTCAATCTGACTCTCCATGTATAAAACTGAGGGGGAAAGTTCATAATAATCATTTATATTTTGAGCTAGAAAATAACTGTTTGCCAGATGAGATGGTACAAAAGGGAACCGGATTAGGATTAATAAACTTAGAAAGAAGATTAGAAGTGTCTCAACTTAAATATAAGTTTAAGAAGAGCAAATCGAAATATCATTATAAAACTACCTTAGAATTATGGGATTTACCTACAAATGTTTAG
- a CDS encoding TonB-dependent receptor yields the protein MNNYTKSTRLILGLILYMFTIPLHLQQVNANIINEQKAPVLKGKVVDKKTSLIGATVAILELNKVDITDENGEFSFNLPTGTYTISISYLGYSSYSKKIDLANDQTITITLKEDSSQLEELVIVQNVKKTNIRTPEMSVNKLSIEDVKKMPAVLGETDVLKSILSLPGVTNAGEGASGFNVRGGSAGQNLILLDDANVFSSSHLFGFFSIFNSDAINDLKLYKGGIPARFGGRASSVLEVFQKNGNTNEYHGTGGIGIISSRLMAEGPIQKGKSSFLVAGRASYAHLFLKLTDNNSSAYFYDLNTKLNFLLDDKNKITFSGYFGRDVFNFANLFKNNFGNTVLNTQWHHLFKDDLSSKLTLTYSDYMYGFDMDLLKFKWDSSIKNYQLKYDFTQDINTTLQLKYGVSTLFYDFSPGTIKPTRIDSSINYRKLDSKYAFEGGAYLEAEQSIGQHFSLNYGVRFSTFSNLGKEDINLYQDSQPVRYDSNLGLYKMADAIGKESYSKGKSIQNYNNFEPRLGLAYILNDDQSIKASYNRMAQYIHLMSNTAAPTPLDIWTPSSKYIKPEIIDQVALGYFHNFKEGKYSLETEVFYKKGKNRIDYIDGAQLIGNEAIERVILVGESRAYGLELLLRKNLGRLTGWMSYTLSKSEQRTPGRTAEEPGINNGEWYRTAYDKTHDFSVTAMYELNPKWSLSASFTLQSGRPTSYPEGRYDYLGQSVPNFGKRNAYSLPSYHHLDVSATYSPKGNAHKRWQSEWVFGIYNLYGRANAASISFRENEDYRGQNEAVKMSIFGLVPSVTYNFKF from the coding sequence ATGAATAATTACACAAAGTCCACTCGACTGATATTAGGGCTAATATTATATATGTTCACTATCCCATTGCACTTGCAACAAGTTAATGCTAATATAATCAACGAACAAAAAGCCCCCGTCTTAAAAGGAAAGGTAGTCGATAAAAAAACATCCCTAATAGGAGCTACCGTGGCTATCTTAGAACTAAATAAAGTAGATATAACAGATGAAAATGGTGAGTTTTCTTTTAATCTTCCTACTGGTACATATACTATTTCAATCTCCTATTTAGGTTATAGCTCATATAGCAAGAAGATTGATTTAGCCAACGATCAAACAATTACTATTACGTTAAAAGAAGATTCCTCTCAATTAGAAGAATTAGTTATCGTTCAAAACGTTAAAAAAACTAATATCCGAACACCTGAGATGAGTGTAAATAAGCTATCTATAGAAGATGTAAAGAAAATGCCCGCTGTACTTGGAGAAACAGATGTGCTTAAATCAATCCTTTCTTTACCAGGGGTAACGAATGCAGGTGAAGGAGCATCAGGATTTAACGTACGAGGTGGTAGTGCAGGTCAAAATCTAATATTATTAGACGATGCTAACGTCTTTAGTTCATCTCATTTATTTGGTTTCTTTTCTATATTCAATTCAGATGCTATTAATGATCTTAAACTATATAAAGGTGGTATTCCAGCGCGCTTTGGTGGAAGAGCTTCTTCAGTATTAGAAGTCTTTCAAAAGAATGGTAATACCAATGAATATCACGGTACGGGAGGTATAGGAATTATATCAAGTAGATTAATGGCAGAAGGACCTATTCAAAAAGGAAAATCATCTTTCCTAGTGGCAGGAAGAGCTTCATACGCCCACTTATTCCTAAAACTAACAGATAACAACAGTTCTGCCTATTTCTATGATTTAAATACTAAACTAAACTTCCTACTAGATGACAAAAACAAAATAACATTCTCTGGGTATTTTGGTAGAGATGTATTTAACTTTGCTAATCTATTTAAAAACAACTTTGGAAATACAGTATTAAATACTCAATGGCATCATTTGTTCAAAGATGACCTAAGTAGTAAGTTAACGCTTACTTATAGTGATTATATGTATGGATTCGATATGGATTTACTAAAGTTTAAATGGGATTCTAGTATTAAAAACTATCAATTAAAATATGACTTTACTCAAGATATTAATACCACTCTTCAATTAAAATATGGAGTAAGTACACTGTTCTATGACTTCTCACCAGGAACTATAAAACCTACTCGTATTGATTCATCAATAAACTACAGAAAACTAGATTCTAAATACGCTTTTGAAGGTGGTGCATACTTAGAAGCAGAGCAAAGCATAGGTCAACATTTCAGTCTAAATTATGGCGTACGATTCTCTACTTTCTCTAATTTAGGTAAAGAAGATATCAATCTATATCAAGACAGCCAACCTGTCAGATATGATAGTAATCTAGGACTATATAAAATGGCAGATGCTATAGGTAAAGAATCATATAGTAAAGGAAAGAGTATACAGAACTATAATAACTTTGAACCACGCTTAGGACTTGCTTATATCTTAAATGATGACCAATCCATCAAAGCGAGTTATAACAGGATGGCACAGTACATTCATCTAATGTCAAATACAGCTGCTCCTACTCCATTAGATATTTGGACGCCTAGTAGTAAGTATATCAAGCCTGAGATTATCGACCAAGTTGCACTAGGTTACTTCCATAATTTTAAAGAAGGTAAATATAGCTTAGAGACTGAGGTGTTTTATAAAAAAGGAAAGAATAGAATAGACTACATTGACGGAGCTCAATTAATAGGAAATGAAGCAATAGAACGCGTTATATTAGTAGGAGAATCTAGAGCTTATGGTCTAGAATTATTACTTCGTAAAAACTTAGGTAGACTAACAGGATGGATGTCTTATACCTTATCGAAATCAGAACAACGTACACCTGGAAGAACAGCTGAAGAACCAGGTATAAACAATGGTGAATGGTACAGAACAGCTTATGATAAAACACATGACTTCTCTGTAACAGCTATGTATGAATTGAATCCTAAATGGAGCCTTAGCGCTAGTTTTACTTTACAATCTGGGAGACCAACCTCATATCCAGAAGGCAGATACGATTACTTAGGTCAAAGTGTACCTAATTTCGGGAAGAGAAATGCCTATAGTTTACCTTCATATCACCATTTAGATGTATCTGCAACTTATAGTCCTAAAGGCAATGCTCATAAAAGATGGCAAAGTGAATGGGTCTTTGGTATCTATAACTTATACGGCAGAGCCAATGCTGCTTCTATTTCATTTAGAGAAAATGAAGATTATAGAGGTCAGAATGAGGCTGTCAAAATGTCTATTTTTGGTTTAGTACCAAGTGTTACTTACAATTTCAAATTTTAA
- a CDS encoding DUF4249 domain-containing protein translates to MKKIIKYITFLSLAITLLSCEEVVHIDLPTAPPRLVVEGNLDFTSASPNDTLIIKLSLTTDFYNPITPKVNNALVWIEDGEGNRHPFKERNNTGEYVSTKIKKNLIKNEYKLHIEYDNDIYEATEKLVETPKIEKIEQRREKFIGEDYYTIRIYYQDVVRQENELNYYYTNLLYKDDRPLLSIRSNEHSKGQLIEDISTDEDYKPGDIIKIDLHQISRNYYDYMNLIIGAINNGGGPFETPVSKIKGNVKNLTTPEKEALGYFRVTEKQTITHKIYEQSKP, encoded by the coding sequence ATGAAAAAAATAATAAAATATATAACATTTCTTTCTTTAGCAATAACTCTATTATCATGCGAAGAAGTAGTACATATAGATTTACCTACTGCTCCGCCTAGATTAGTAGTAGAAGGTAATCTAGACTTTACATCAGCGAGCCCAAATGATACATTAATCATCAAACTATCCTTAACAACTGACTTTTATAATCCGATTACTCCTAAAGTTAATAATGCTTTAGTATGGATAGAAGATGGAGAAGGCAATAGACATCCCTTTAAAGAACGAAATAACACAGGTGAATATGTATCAACTAAAATCAAAAAGAACCTAATAAAAAATGAATATAAGTTACATATAGAATATGATAACGATATATATGAAGCTACAGAAAAACTAGTTGAAACACCTAAAATAGAAAAAATAGAACAACGAAGAGAAAAATTCATTGGTGAAGATTATTATACAATCAGAATCTATTATCAAGATGTAGTAAGACAAGAAAATGAATTAAATTACTATTATACTAATTTACTATACAAAGACGATAGACCACTTCTAAGCATTCGTTCAAATGAACATTCAAAAGGACAGTTAATAGAGGATATCTCTACAGATGAAGATTATAAACCAGGCGATATAATAAAAATAGATCTACATCAAATATCTAGAAACTATTATGATTATATGAATCTAATTATTGGTGCTATAAATAATGGTGGAGGCCCTTTTGAAACACCTGTTTCGAAAATTAAAGGAAATGTAAAGAATCTTACAACACCTGAAAAAGAAGCTTTAGGTTACTTTAGGGTGACAGAAAAACAAACTATAACACATAAAATTTACGAACAATCTAAACCGTAA
- a CDS encoding LytR/AlgR family response regulator transcription factor, whose translation MGFTYKCLVIDDEKPAHQVLLSHIKQCEDLECIGHAYSGKEALTFLQTNEVDILFLDINMPLVSGLELLEMLPIKPTTIVTTAYSEFALESYQNDAIDYLLKPISFSKFLKAVEKAKIFCKERKDSIKKNLPHSILVKEDGFDYFIDMNDIIYIESAGNYIKIFTKSRRKSYFIYGSLVGFKTELIGGEFVQIHRSFVINKQHIKERFVSKLVLVNDDEVPIGRKYQILLDQ comes from the coding sequence ATGGGATTTACCTACAAATGTTTAGTTATCGATGATGAGAAGCCTGCACATCAGGTGTTGTTAAGTCATATTAAACAGTGTGAAGATTTAGAATGTATAGGACATGCTTATAGTGGAAAAGAAGCATTAACTTTTTTACAAACCAATGAAGTTGATATTCTTTTTTTGGATATTAATATGCCTTTGGTATCAGGGTTAGAATTGTTAGAAATGTTGCCTATAAAGCCAACGACAATTGTTACAACAGCTTACTCTGAATTTGCATTAGAATCATATCAAAATGATGCAATCGATTATCTTTTAAAACCAATATCTTTTAGTAAATTTTTAAAGGCTGTAGAGAAAGCTAAAATATTCTGCAAAGAAAGAAAGGATAGTATCAAAAAGAATCTACCTCATAGTATTTTAGTTAAAGAAGATGGGTTTGATTACTTTATCGATATGAATGACATTATTTATATAGAGAGTGCAGGTAATTACATAAAGATATTTACAAAGAGTAGACGTAAAAGCTATTTTATATATGGCTCTTTAGTTGGATTCAAAACAGAACTTATAGGGGGAGAGTTTGTGCAGATACATCGTTCTTTTGTTATTAATAAGCAGCATATTAAAGAGCGTTTTGTAAGTAAATTAGTTCTTGTAAATGACGATGAAGTACCTATAGGTCGTAAGTATCAGATTCTATTAGATCAGTAA